One segment of Rosa chinensis cultivar Old Blush chromosome 6, RchiOBHm-V2, whole genome shotgun sequence DNA contains the following:
- the LOC121049948 gene encoding B3 domain-containing protein Os01g0723500-like has protein sequence MARRIAKNGGIKEERPSFFKVILPGYNTEQLFLFLYVFLKRIPPHFLEHGRNDQPERATLTWNMSLERSWTVKVCRTKECVYFKDGWRNFLNDNSVKEGDFLVFTYEGEMHFSIHDYENNCCKRGDFPTNNEPHEESAPAKSTKRNPGSPKKDYSAESFRSKFPHYTRSIKKKYCVYSIPTAFYRKYLSARNYEVAFLKISGGTKWYKVKLVPSLQTAFMSKGWSVFAHDNQIVVGDVCAFELLKENKMVVHILRK, from the exons ATGGCGAGGAGAATAGCCAAGAATGGTGGTATCAAGGAAGAGAGACCTTCTTTCTTCAAGGTCATTCTTCCTGGTTACAACACTGAACAGTTG tttctgtttttgtaTGTGTTCTTGAAGAGGATTCCACCGCACTTCCTAGAGCATGGTAGAAATGACCAACCTGAAAGGGCAACTTTGACATGGAACATGTCTTTAGAGCGTTCGTGGACTGTCAAAGTGTGCAGAACAAAAGAATGTGTGTATTTCAAGGATGGGTGGCGGAATTTTTTAAATGATAACTCAGTGAAGGAAGGTGACTTCCTAGTGTTCACCTATGAAGGGGAGATGCATTTCAGCATACATGATTACGAAAATAATTGTTGCAAGAGAGGCGATTTTCCTACTAATAATGAACCACACGAAGAATCTGCCCCTGCTAAGAGTACTAAAAGGAATCCTGGTAGTCCAAAGAAAGATTATTCAG CTGAATCTTTCCGGTCCAAGTTTCCTCATTACACAAGATCTATCAAGAAAAAATATTGTGTG TACTCAATTCCCACAGCCTTCTATAGGAAGTATCTTTCTGCACGCAACTATGAAGTTGCTTTCCTGAAGATTTCAGGGGGAACCAAATGGTACAAAGTGAAGCTTGTCCCTTCCCTTCAAACAGCCTTCATGTCTAAAGGGTGGTCTGTGTTTGCGCATGATAACCAAATCGTGGTTGGAGATGTTTGCGCTTTCGAGCtcttgaaagagaacaaaaTGGTGGTTCACATTCTCCGGAAGTGA